The Methylomonas montana genome has a window encoding:
- the mgtA gene encoding magnesium-translocating P-type ATPase — translation MNKSIPTKPAAGDTAWWLCSASHLSTARANDTDGLSSTDARTKLAEFGPNLFRDRQQQSLLLQFLSRFKNPLVILLLVASAISAFTGEITNFVIISVMVLFSVTLDFVQEHRAGKAAESLRHSVSVKARVMRDGKPLDVPVTEVVPGDIALLSAGDMVPADGLLIEACDLFVKQALLTGEAYPIEKHTGELPTTATDLQDATNAVFMGTTVISGSAKMRVIKTGTATAIGTIADSLTRQPPPTAFETGTHRFGLLIMRLTVLLVLFVLLVNALQGKPWLESFLFAVALAVGLTPELLPMVVSVTLSRGAMHMAKKRVIVKRLAAIQNLGSMDVLCTDKTGTLTEAKIRLEQHVDPQGQPSARVLELAYLNSFFETGLKSPLDEAILAHESIDVSAWKKIDEVPFDFERRRVSVLLDKGNGRLLVVKGASEEIITLCTRYEQQGSDAQLPLDKDSRARIHEQHNALEREGFRVLGIAWREVPLDHPHAVVGDESELIFAGFAGFLDPPKQSAGAALAALKDSGVTVKIVTGDSDLVTQHVCAQLNIPVTGVLTGKDIAEMDDHALRIRVEKANLFCRVNPAEKNRVILALKARGHVVGYLGDGINDAPSLHSADVGLSVDSAVDVAKEAADMILLDQDLQVLHDGVLEGRRTFGNILKYIMMGTSSNFGNMFSMAGAALFLPFLPMLPTQILLNNILYDVSEVPIPLDQVDPEELRKPRVLDMNFIRNFMLVIGPISSAFDFLTFYILLTVLKADEALFQTGWFVESLSTQVLVIFIIRTRGNPFKSRAHPILVATSLSVMLIGAILPYTPLGHYFGFVPPPVQFYLILAAMAVSYLLVVELAKRGFYSWHKKYGKPRRADHRLI, via the coding sequence ATGAACAAATCAATCCCAACTAAACCCGCTGCGGGCGACACAGCTTGGTGGCTTTGTTCCGCTTCGCACCTGAGTACGGCTCGCGCCAACGATACCGACGGCTTATCCAGTACCGATGCCCGTACCAAGCTCGCCGAGTTTGGCCCCAATCTGTTCCGCGATCGCCAGCAACAATCGTTACTGCTGCAATTTCTGTCCCGCTTCAAAAACCCGTTGGTAATTCTGTTGCTGGTAGCCAGCGCGATTTCGGCATTTACCGGCGAAATCACCAATTTTGTGATCATTTCAGTCATGGTGCTATTTAGCGTTACCCTGGATTTTGTCCAGGAGCACCGAGCCGGCAAGGCCGCGGAAAGCCTCCGACATTCGGTTTCGGTCAAGGCCAGAGTGATGCGCGACGGCAAACCGTTGGACGTACCGGTGACTGAAGTGGTGCCTGGCGACATCGCCCTGCTCTCCGCGGGCGATATGGTGCCGGCAGACGGATTGCTAATCGAAGCCTGCGATCTGTTCGTCAAGCAGGCGCTGTTGACCGGGGAAGCCTATCCTATCGAGAAACATACTGGCGAATTACCGACCACCGCTACCGATCTGCAGGATGCCACCAATGCGGTGTTTATGGGTACCACGGTGATCAGCGGCAGCGCCAAAATGCGCGTGATTAAAACCGGCACCGCTACTGCAATCGGCACCATCGCCGACAGTCTGACCCGGCAACCGCCGCCAACGGCATTCGAGACAGGCACCCACCGCTTCGGCTTGCTGATCATGCGTCTCACCGTGTTACTGGTGCTGTTCGTGCTGTTAGTGAATGCGCTACAAGGCAAGCCGTGGCTGGAATCATTTCTGTTTGCGGTGGCATTGGCGGTGGGCCTGACGCCGGAACTGCTGCCGATGGTAGTCTCTGTCACCCTGTCGCGCGGCGCGATGCACATGGCCAAGAAACGGGTGATCGTCAAACGTCTGGCAGCCATCCAGAATCTCGGCTCGATGGACGTGCTTTGCACAGACAAGACCGGCACGCTAACCGAGGCCAAGATCAGACTGGAACAGCATGTCGACCCACAAGGCCAGCCCAGCGCCCGGGTGCTGGAACTGGCATATCTGAACAGCTTCTTCGAAACCGGCCTGAAAAGTCCACTCGACGAAGCGATTCTGGCGCACGAAAGCATCGACGTCAGTGCCTGGAAAAAGATCGACGAAGTACCGTTCGATTTCGAGCGGCGACGGGTGTCGGTGTTGCTGGATAAAGGCAATGGCCGCTTGCTGGTGGTGAAAGGTGCATCCGAAGAAATCATCACCCTCTGTACCCGTTATGAGCAACAAGGCAGTGATGCCCAGCTTCCGCTCGACAAGGACAGCCGAGCCCGGATACACGAACAACACAATGCCCTGGAAAGAGAGGGCTTCCGGGTCTTGGGCATCGCCTGGCGCGAAGTACCGCTGGATCATCCGCATGCGGTGGTCGGCGACGAAAGCGAACTGATCTTCGCCGGTTTTGCCGGCTTTCTCGATCCACCCAAACAAAGTGCCGGCGCTGCGCTGGCGGCACTCAAGGATAGCGGCGTGACAGTGAAAATCGTCACCGGCGATAGCGACTTGGTGACCCAGCATGTCTGCGCGCAATTGAACATTCCGGTCACTGGCGTGCTGACCGGCAAGGACATCGCCGAGATGGATGACCACGCCCTGCGTATCCGCGTGGAAAAAGCTAATCTATTCTGCCGGGTCAACCCGGCCGAAAAGAACCGGGTGATCCTGGCCTTGAAAGCGCGCGGCCATGTGGTCGGCTATCTGGGCGACGGCATCAACGATGCGCCGTCGCTGCATTCGGCGGATGTCGGCTTGTCGGTGGATTCGGCGGTGGACGTTGCCAAGGAAGCCGCCGACATGATTCTGCTGGATCAGGATTTACAGGTTCTGCACGACGGCGTGCTGGAAGGCCGCCGCACCTTCGGCAACATTCTGAAATACATCATGATGGGCACCAGTTCCAACTTCGGCAATATGTTCAGCATGGCCGGCGCGGCGTTGTTTCTGCCTTTCCTGCCTATGCTGCCAACCCAGATTCTGCTCAACAACATTCTGTACGACGTATCCGAAGTGCCGATACCCTTGGATCAGGTCGATCCGGAAGAACTGCGCAAGCCGCGGGTCTTGGACATGAACTTCATTCGCAATTTCATGCTGGTGATCGGCCCGATCAGTTCGGCATTCGATTTTTTGACCTTTTACATTCTGCTAACGGTATTGAAAGCCGACGAAGCCTTATTCCAGACCGGCTGGTTCGTCGAATCGCTGTCCACCCAGGTGTTGGTGATTTTCATCATCCGCACCCGTGGCAACCCGTTCAAAAGCCGCGCCCACCCGATTCTGGTCGCCACCTCCCTGTCGGTAATGCTGATCGGCGCCATTCTGCCCTATACGCCGTTGGGGCATTACTTCGGCTTCGTACCGCCGCCCGTCCAGTTTTATTTAATCCTGGCGGCGATGGCGGTGTCATATTTGCTGGTAGTGGAACTGGCCAAAAGAGGTTTTTATAGCTGGCATAAAAAATACGGCAAACCGCGCCGCGCCGACCATCGCTTGATTTGA
- a CDS encoding DUF4870 family protein — MNTRVTNEKPSDDFAALKKLTATVYLCQVLTFAFAGLPLLVGVAINFFYRSNVKGTWLESHFNWQIKTVWVTLAGFALSGLVLMLDIQLSLIVLVPTLLLLIYRIVIGWTNLTAEKSLQDLS; from the coding sequence ATGAACACCAGAGTCACCAACGAAAAACCCAGCGACGATTTTGCCGCACTGAAAAAGCTGACCGCGACGGTTTATCTATGCCAGGTATTGACCTTTGCGTTTGCCGGTTTGCCCTTATTAGTCGGGGTGGCCATTAATTTTTTCTATCGCAGCAATGTGAAAGGCACTTGGCTGGAATCGCATTTCAACTGGCAGATTAAAACCGTATGGGTGACCTTGGCGGGTTTTGCGTTGTCCGGTTTGGTATTGATGCTCGATATTCAGTTGAGCTTGATCGTTTTGGTTCCAACACTGTTGCTGCTGATTTACAGAATCGTCATCGGTTGGACCAATTTGACTGCCGAGAAGTCTTTACAGGATTTGAGTTAA
- a CDS encoding Crp/Fnr family transcriptional regulator, whose translation MLERCEPVELAFAEVLYLAGARIPHVYFPTGSFISLVTPMDGDSGLEVGLIGNEGMLGITLTLGVEVAPFQALVQGAGSALRIAVPLFLQELERSRPLQLELKRYLYVSMSQLAQTAACNRFHLVEARLARWLLMTHDRAHADTFHVTHIFLAYILGVRRVGITKAALSLQEQKLISYRRGDITILDRIGLEAAACGCYQTERETYERILGGEPKNLADAYKRRGLSHS comes from the coding sequence TTGCTCGAACGCTGCGAGCCAGTCGAACTCGCCTTTGCCGAAGTGCTCTATCTTGCCGGTGCACGAATTCCGCATGTTTATTTTCCGACAGGCAGTTTTATTTCCCTGGTAACGCCAATGGATGGCGATAGCGGTTTGGAAGTGGGCTTGATTGGCAATGAAGGTATGCTGGGTATCACCCTAACACTGGGAGTAGAAGTCGCGCCGTTTCAAGCGCTGGTGCAAGGCGCGGGTTCCGCGTTACGAATAGCAGTACCCTTGTTTTTGCAGGAACTGGAACGCAGCAGACCATTACAGCTGGAATTGAAGCGCTATTTGTATGTCTCGATGAGCCAGCTCGCGCAAACGGCGGCGTGTAACCGCTTTCATTTGGTAGAAGCACGCCTGGCACGCTGGCTATTAATGACGCACGACCGTGCTCACGCCGACACCTTTCATGTCACCCATATCTTTCTGGCTTATATTCTGGGCGTGCGGCGAGTCGGCATTACTAAAGCTGCGCTTTCCCTGCAGGAACAAAAACTGATCAGCTATCGGCGCGGAGACATTACGATTCTGGATCGCATTGGCCTGGAAGCCGCTGCTTGTGGATGTTACCAAACAGAGAGAGAAACTTACGAACGTATCTTAGGCGGCGAGCCGAAAAACTTAGCCGACGCTTATAAACGCCGAGGGCTAAGCCATTCCTGA
- a CDS encoding Crp/Fnr family transcriptional regulator, giving the protein MTDLDHPQQNHLLNALPIAEYERLLPHLECVDMLLGEVIYESGDELRYVYFPTNCIISLLYVMENGASAEIAVVGNDGIIGVALFMGGGSMPNRAVVQSAGHAYRLRGQLLMQEFNRYDALLHLLLRYTQALITQMAQTAVCNRHHSVDQQLCRWLLLSLDRLPTNELKMTQELIANMLGVRREGVTEAAGKLQLAGLIHYSRGRITILNRSGLEERVCECYHVVKAEADRLLPPPPGIS; this is encoded by the coding sequence ATGACCGACCTCGACCATCCGCAACAAAACCATTTGCTAAACGCTTTGCCGATAGCCGAGTACGAGCGATTATTACCGCATTTGGAGTGCGTCGATATGCTGCTGGGAGAAGTGATTTACGAATCCGGCGACGAACTGCGCTACGTCTATTTCCCCACCAATTGCATCATTTCATTGCTGTATGTCATGGAAAACGGTGCATCGGCGGAAATTGCCGTGGTCGGCAACGACGGTATCATCGGTGTGGCATTGTTCATGGGCGGCGGCAGCATGCCGAATCGTGCAGTGGTGCAAAGTGCCGGTCATGCTTATCGCTTGCGCGGCCAACTATTGATGCAGGAGTTCAATCGTTACGACGCTTTGTTACACCTGTTGCTGCGCTATACCCAAGCCTTAATTACGCAAATGGCGCAGACGGCTGTATGCAATCGGCATCATTCGGTGGATCAACAACTGTGCCGCTGGCTACTACTGAGCCTGGATCGACTACCAACAAACGAATTGAAAATGACCCAGGAGTTGATCGCCAACATGCTGGGCGTGCGCCGCGAAGGCGTCACCGAGGCCGCCGGCAAATTACAGCTAGCCGGATTGATACATTACAGTCGCGGCCGCATTACCATACTCAACAGGAGCGGCCTGGAAGAAAGGGTTTGCGAATGCTACCACGTGGTCAAAGCCGAAGCCGACAGACTTCTCCCCCCCCCCCCCGGAATTAGTTAA
- the shc gene encoding squalene--hopene cyclase, which produces MLIENSSLSSSDVGDTATNSVTLSLDRAIDLAKAQLLGLQNQAGYWVFELEADCTIPAEYILMMHYMAEIDTPLEAKIANFLRSQASVDGSYPLYKGGAGDLSCTIKAYYALKLAGDSQHAPHMRKACEWILAQGGAAKANVFTRIMLAMFQQVPWRAVPFIPVEIMLLPQWFPFHLDKVSYWSRTVIVPLSILCTYRVKARNPHKIGIAELFVTAPDQEKQYFSHVKTPLGKAVLMLDQVGRLMEALIPGFVRRKATAKATAWFMARLNGYDGLGAIFTAMVNAYEAMDYLGIPVDNEKRQIARAAIDKLLVVKDDTVYCQPCVSPIWDTGLAVLALQEVDIHDHDSRSRQATQLALRWLADKQLRDEPGDWQIQRPGLAGGGWAFQFGNSYYPDVDDTAVVAYAMLQANTPAFAENIQRAANWIAGMQSRNGGYGAFDADNDHYYLNQIPFADHGALLDPPTADVSGRCIMLLGKLGAQQLEYSDVIDSCVAYLRAEQEADGSWFGRWGTNYIYGTWSVLLGFAAAGVAADDASVRRAVAWLKSKQRADGGWGEGNFSYHDSKIRGEFESSTAFHTALAVLALLAAEEMGCQEVADGVSYLLKNQQADGFWHDDCFNAPGFPKFFYLKYHGYDKFFPLWALGRYRNAQKSSA; this is translated from the coding sequence ATGCTAATAGAAAACTCCTCACTGTCCAGTTCGGATGTTGGCGATACCGCTACGAACTCTGTTACCTTAAGTCTGGACAGGGCGATTGATTTAGCCAAAGCTCAGCTTCTGGGTTTACAAAACCAGGCGGGGTATTGGGTATTCGAGCTGGAAGCAGATTGTACGATTCCAGCCGAGTACATCCTGATGATGCACTATATGGCCGAAATCGATACGCCGTTGGAAGCTAAAATCGCCAATTTCCTGCGCAGCCAAGCCAGCGTCGACGGCAGTTACCCACTTTACAAAGGCGGTGCGGGCGACCTTAGTTGCACCATAAAAGCCTATTATGCGTTGAAATTGGCCGGCGACAGCCAGCATGCACCGCATATGCGGAAAGCCTGCGAGTGGATACTAGCACAGGGCGGCGCGGCCAAGGCTAACGTGTTTACGCGCATCATGCTGGCTATGTTTCAGCAAGTGCCATGGCGCGCAGTGCCGTTTATTCCGGTGGAAATCATGCTGCTACCGCAGTGGTTTCCGTTTCATCTGGATAAAGTCTCCTATTGGTCGCGCACGGTGATAGTGCCATTGTCGATACTCTGCACTTACCGGGTCAAAGCGCGCAACCCGCATAAAATTGGCATTGCCGAATTGTTCGTAACCGCGCCCGACCAGGAGAAGCAGTATTTCTCCCACGTCAAAACGCCGCTAGGCAAGGCCGTTCTGATGCTGGATCAGGTTGGCCGATTGATGGAAGCTCTGATACCCGGCTTTGTCCGGCGCAAGGCCACCGCCAAAGCGACTGCATGGTTTATGGCCCGTTTGAATGGTTATGATGGGCTGGGAGCAATATTTACTGCGATGGTCAATGCTTATGAGGCGATGGATTACCTCGGCATCCCGGTCGACAACGAAAAACGGCAAATCGCCAGAGCGGCTATCGATAAATTGCTAGTGGTGAAAGACGATACCGTCTACTGCCAGCCATGCGTGTCGCCGATTTGGGATACCGGTTTGGCCGTACTGGCTCTGCAAGAAGTCGATATCCATGATCATGATAGTCGCAGCCGCCAAGCCACTCAATTGGCCTTGAGGTGGTTGGCGGACAAACAGTTACGCGACGAGCCGGGCGATTGGCAAATTCAGCGTCCCGGTCTGGCTGGCGGCGGTTGGGCTTTCCAGTTCGGCAATAGCTATTATCCCGATGTCGACGATACCGCCGTGGTGGCATACGCGATGCTGCAAGCCAACACGCCGGCGTTTGCCGAGAATATCCAGCGGGCCGCGAACTGGATTGCCGGCATGCAATCGCGTAACGGCGGCTATGGCGCTTTCGATGCCGACAACGATCATTATTATTTAAACCAAATTCCGTTTGCCGATCATGGCGCGCTGCTCGATCCGCCAACTGCCGATGTTAGCGGCCGTTGCATCATGCTATTGGGCAAATTGGGCGCGCAGCAGTTGGAGTACAGCGACGTAATCGACAGCTGTGTTGCCTATTTGCGCGCTGAGCAGGAAGCCGATGGTTCCTGGTTCGGGCGCTGGGGCACCAATTACATCTACGGTACCTGGTCGGTATTACTCGGATTTGCAGCGGCTGGCGTTGCCGCGGACGACGCCAGCGTGCGTCGCGCGGTGGCTTGGTTGAAATCCAAACAACGTGCCGATGGCGGCTGGGGTGAGGGCAATTTTAGTTATCACGATTCTAAGATTCGCGGTGAATTTGAATCCAGTACCGCATTTCATACGGCTTTGGCCGTGCTGGCATTGTTGGCGGCAGAAGAAATGGGTTGTCAGGAAGTCGCCGACGGCGTGAGTTATCTGCTAAAAAATCAACAAGCGGATGGTTTCTGGCACGACGACTGTTTCAACGCGCCAGGTTTTCCGAAGTTTTTTTACCTGAAATACCACGGTTACGACAAATTCTTCCCGCTGTGGGCCTTGGGGCGTTATCGTAACGCCCAAAAATCCTCAGCCTAG
- a CDS encoding septal ring lytic transglycosylase RlpA family protein: MILQQSYLGFLAVMMATLLAVFGCDSDRSPEQNRQEAPAQEKAASTNTRKEVGEASWYGPGFHGQETASGETFNQKKLTAAHPSLPMGTKATVTNLDNGKKVEVTINDRGPAAKEDRAIDLSSAAANKLDMKKDGTAQVKIETKTAKKKPSTTGKAKLASIP; encoded by the coding sequence ATGATCCTACAACAAAGTTATTTAGGTTTTTTAGCCGTTATGATGGCCACTTTACTGGCGGTTTTCGGCTGTGATTCGGATCGCTCGCCCGAGCAAAACAGACAAGAAGCACCGGCGCAAGAAAAGGCTGCCAGCACAAACACTCGCAAGGAAGTCGGCGAGGCCTCATGGTATGGGCCGGGCTTCCATGGTCAGGAGACCGCCAGCGGCGAGACCTTCAACCAAAAAAAGCTGACCGCCGCCCACCCTAGTTTGCCGATGGGCACCAAAGCCACCGTCACCAACCTGGACAATGGCAAAAAAGTCGAAGTCACCATCAACGACAGAGGCCCGGCAGCGAAAGAGGATAGAGCCATCGACCTTTCCAGCGCTGCGGCAAACAAGCTTGATATGAAAAAAGACGGCACGGCCCAAGTCAAAATCGAGACTAAAACTGCCAAGAAAAAACCGTCGACCACCGGCAAAGCCAAATTGGCGTCAATTCCTTAA
- a CDS encoding YihY/virulence factor BrkB family protein gives MGHKLFNFIQEDIWLLHENKLPLFQEKIIKAIKITLLSLQGFRRDLCPLRASALTLYSVLSIVPVISMLFGISKGFGLETMLEQQLLERAPNQDSLILQLIGFAQNLLENTKGEVVAGIGIVVLFWTVISLIGNIEESFNYIWKIAQGRALGRKFSDYLSLMLLAPVLLIAASSITVFVETQITWLITAIELPEFGTWLVIKALSFSPVLLMTGLFAFTFIFMPNHKINYRAGIVAGMVTGVSYHLLQWAYLSLQIGVSSYNAIYGSFAALPLFVVWLQSCWMIVLFGCELAFFIQNYQTYRNNNRFSNLSFYLKKVIALQIMHLIAKNFSRLNTPLSAVEIAEKLAIPIEIIQDVLLKLIASQLIVELKDQYNFYEVYLPAMDINILTISFVLNALEQCGQNQLPDSHQEPLIIAAVDNFTKNREASEHNCLLKDI, from the coding sequence ATGGGACATAAATTATTTAATTTTATTCAAGAAGATATTTGGCTGTTACACGAGAACAAACTGCCGCTATTTCAAGAAAAAATAATCAAGGCCATAAAAATAACGCTGTTGTCTTTGCAGGGATTCCGCCGTGATCTGTGCCCGTTGCGAGCATCGGCGTTAACTTTGTATAGCGTATTATCGATAGTACCGGTTATTTCCATGTTATTCGGAATTTCCAAGGGTTTTGGGTTAGAAACCATGCTGGAGCAACAATTGCTGGAGCGCGCCCCAAATCAGGACTCTCTGATATTGCAGTTAATCGGTTTTGCCCAAAATCTGTTGGAAAATACCAAAGGCGAAGTGGTTGCCGGTATCGGTATTGTGGTGTTGTTTTGGACGGTTATCAGCTTGATCGGCAATATCGAAGAGTCGTTTAATTACATCTGGAAAATCGCGCAAGGCCGTGCGCTGGGGCGAAAATTTAGCGATTATTTGTCGCTGATGTTGCTGGCGCCGGTGTTACTGATAGCTGCCAGCAGTATTACCGTATTTGTGGAAACGCAGATAACCTGGTTGATCACCGCGATAGAATTACCGGAATTCGGTACCTGGCTGGTGATTAAGGCGCTGAGTTTTTCGCCGGTATTGCTGATGACAGGCTTGTTTGCCTTTACCTTTATTTTTATGCCAAATCATAAAATAAACTACCGGGCCGGCATCGTCGCCGGGATGGTTACCGGGGTAAGCTACCATCTTTTGCAGTGGGCTTATTTAAGTTTACAGATTGGCGTATCCAGTTATAACGCCATTTACGGCAGTTTTGCCGCCTTACCTTTATTTGTGGTTTGGTTGCAAAGCTGTTGGATGATAGTGTTATTCGGTTGCGAGCTGGCTTTTTTTATCCAGAACTATCAAACCTACCGAAATAATAACCGATTTTCAAATTTAAGTTTTTATCTGAAAAAAGTCATTGCATTACAAATCATGCATTTGATTGCTAAAAACTTTAGTCGATTGAATACGCCTTTAAGCGCTGTGGAAATTGCCGAGAAATTGGCGATACCCATCGAGATTATCCAGGATGTCTTATTGAAATTAATCGCCAGCCAGCTTATTGTCGAGTTGAAAGATCAATATAATTTCTATGAAGTGTATTTGCCGGCAATGGATATCAATATATTGACGATTAGTTTTGTGCTTAATGCGCTTGAGCAGTGCGGGCAAAATCAATTGCCGGATAGCCATCAAGAACCGTTGATAATCGCTGCGGTCGATAATTTTACAAAAAACCGGGAAGCTTCCGAACACAACTGTTTGTTAAAGGACATATAG
- a CDS encoding PAS domain-containing protein — translation MKQKWDGIERRKSLRKKAEAMVSSLSPEAINTQPAEMLLHELLVHKIELEMQNEELQRTHSSLAEARDRYWDFFEFGPVGYLVIDAEDRIDEINLTGAALLGVVRDQTIKFRFSKLVAAEHRDDWYRQFRQMMDAANTESLSFDLEMTRPDGSHFHAHLDCRRQKHTDTPPKLLVSLIEIKQS, via the coding sequence ATGAAGCAAAAATGGGATGGAATCGAGCGGCGCAAATCACTGAGAAAAAAAGCCGAAGCGATGGTGTCCAGTTTATCGCCCGAGGCAATAAATACCCAACCTGCCGAAATGCTGCTGCACGAACTGCTGGTACACAAAATCGAACTGGAGATGCAGAACGAGGAGTTACAAAGAACCCATAGCTCATTGGCGGAAGCGCGGGACCGCTATTGGGATTTCTTTGAGTTTGGCCCGGTCGGCTACCTCGTCATCGATGCCGAAGATCGAATCGACGAAATCAATTTGACTGGTGCCGCACTGTTGGGCGTGGTTCGCGATCAAACGATCAAGTTTCGGTTCTCGAAACTGGTCGCGGCCGAACACCGCGACGACTGGTATCGGCAATTCCGGCAGATGATGGATGCAGCCAATACCGAAAGCCTATCGTTCGATTTAGAGATGACTCGCCCCGACGGATCGCATTTTCATGCCCATCTCGACTGCCGACGCCAAAAGCATACCGATACGCCGCCTAAGCTGTTGGTATCCCTGATCGAGATTAAGCAATCCTGA
- a CDS encoding DUF4398 domain-containing protein: protein MTTIKYPGTSRTIYGIGLAAAVFVAGCASIPAPTEQMAVSKAAVNSASSAGGNEYAPIPLKAAMQKMEAAERAMTQENYLQARQLAEQAQVDAQLAAATARSAKAQKAARELQESNRVLREEIDRKAQ from the coding sequence ATGACAACCATTAAATACCCCGGAACGTCTCGGACGATATACGGCATCGGCTTGGCTGCGGCGGTGTTTGTCGCTGGCTGCGCCAGCATTCCGGCGCCTACCGAACAAATGGCCGTTTCCAAGGCCGCAGTGAACAGTGCCAGCAGCGCCGGCGGCAACGAGTATGCGCCGATACCGCTGAAAGCCGCCATGCAGAAAATGGAGGCCGCCGAGCGGGCGATGACCCAGGAAAATTATCTGCAAGCCAGGCAATTAGCCGAACAAGCCCAGGTCGACGCCCAACTTGCCGCCGCGACGGCGCGTTCCGCCAAAGCACAGAAAGCGGCGCGCGAGTTGCAGGAAAGCAATCGCGTGCTGCGCGAAGAAATCGACCGTAAAGCCCAATAA
- a CDS encoding OmpA family protein, producing MQTYRVLPLTLIAAAIISGCSSVPNASLIDAHNTFNNARINSEVGTLAELEMKQADDTLKKADRAYAEDDEDESVTHLAYIATQQVAIAQATAKRKTAETAVNSAEGKRNQVRLDARTAEADAANRQAELSQQTVDRQATELVRAGINSERDEALIAQQNILINELNAKKTARGLVITLGDVLFRTNKAQLQSGGLRNIDKLGEFLMQYPDYKVLVEGYTDSRGSDELNQELSDRRAYAVRTALVDGGVNSDRIRTRGYGEEYPVADNDTAASRQLNRRVEIILSDEKGNIATR from the coding sequence ATGCAAACCTATCGAGTTTTACCGCTAACACTGATCGCTGCCGCCATCATTTCCGGCTGCAGTTCAGTGCCCAATGCATCGTTGATCGATGCACATAACACCTTCAACAACGCTCGCATCAATTCCGAAGTGGGCACGCTGGCGGAACTGGAAATGAAGCAGGCCGACGATACCTTGAAAAAAGCCGACCGTGCCTACGCCGAAGACGATGAGGACGAATCCGTTACCCATCTAGCTTATATAGCGACTCAGCAAGTCGCCATCGCACAGGCAACCGCCAAGCGCAAAACTGCCGAAACCGCCGTGAATAGCGCGGAAGGCAAACGCAACCAAGTACGTCTCGACGCCAGAACGGCGGAAGCCGACGCGGCAAATCGGCAAGCAGAGCTTAGTCAACAAACCGTGGATCGCCAAGCGACCGAACTAGTGCGGGCCGGCATCAATAGCGAACGCGACGAAGCCCTGATTGCCCAACAGAACATCTTGATCAACGAATTGAATGCGAAAAAAACCGCGCGCGGTCTGGTGATCACATTGGGCGACGTGTTGTTCCGAACCAATAAGGCCCAATTGCAATCTGGCGGCCTGCGCAACATCGATAAGTTGGGCGAATTTCTGATGCAATATCCGGACTACAAGGTATTGGTCGAAGGTTATACCGACAGCCGGGGCAGCGACGAACTGAACCAGGAATTATCCGATCGCCGCGCCTATGCGGTGCGTACGGCTTTGGTCGATGGTGGCGTGAACAGCGACCGGATCAGAACTCGTGGTTACGGCGAGGAGTATCCGGTAGCCGACAACGATACGGCGGCTAGTCGACAATTGAATCGCCGGGTGGAAATCATCCTGTCCGACGAAAAGGGCAATATCGCAACGCGCTAG
- a CDS encoding peptidase associated/transthyretin-like domain-containing protein, producing the protein MKRRHLAHILPWILYSFSAIADSSMIKQQSQGDVTFISGGIGGDERDALQAVRADYNLALLFSMQGTGEYFSDVTVSISDAKRQSVLDTVSDGPMLFAKLKPGRYRVSADHEGQVINKNVTVDRKHRSALSFTWSGQ; encoded by the coding sequence ATGAAACGAAGACATTTAGCGCATATTTTGCCGTGGATTCTATACAGCTTTTCAGCCATCGCCGATTCTTCCATGATTAAGCAACAGAGCCAAGGCGATGTGACTTTTATCAGCGGCGGCATAGGCGGCGATGAACGCGACGCTCTGCAAGCAGTGCGCGCCGATTACAATTTGGCATTGCTGTTTTCGATGCAAGGCACCGGCGAGTATTTCAGCGATGTGACCGTCAGCATTAGCGACGCAAAACGCCAGAGCGTGCTGGATACCGTATCCGACGGTCCCATGTTATTTGCCAAACTCAAGCCCGGCCGTTATCGGGTTAGTGCCGATCATGAAGGCCAAGTGATTAACAAAAACGTAACGGTTGACCGCAAACACCGCTCGGCGCTGTCGTTTACTTGGTCTGGCCAATAA
- a CDS encoding DUF3096 domain-containing protein: protein MNLAIEPLLALVIGILILIVPRFLNYFVAVYLIVVGVLGLIHR from the coding sequence ATGAACCTGGCAATCGAACCCTTATTGGCGCTGGTGATCGGCATCTTGATTTTAATAGTGCCCCGATTTTTAAATTATTTCGTGGCGGTGTATTTGATTGTCGTCGGGGTATTGGGGTTGATACACCGTTAA